The sequence ttaccaACCTTGGCTAAAAAACgtaccctttggccaattcaggcggataagaaaaaactgcactaatgacaaagattttttgactgaatgtaatttattaaaaagaaggtttaaacaaaaaaacttcccAGCAAGCCTGATTATGGGAGCAGAATCGAGAGCAAAGGCATTAATCCGAGTGCTTGTATAGAGAAATCCACAGATTTTAATTGCAATTTTTTATTACTACTTTTAACAAAGGAAGCAAATTAATTAGTTCAACAATTAAtaaacattggcatatccttaAGAACGACCAATATATGAAAAGTATTATTCCCACTAGACCCAAGATCACTTATAGAAGGGCTAAAACATTGAGGAATTTAATTGCACCTAGTAGATTACGGAAAATTAATTGTGACCCTCATAAAACAATTTTAACATCTAATGGCTCATATCGTTGCGGCAAACCAAGATGCCTCTGTTGTTCCAATATTGCGAACaaaataactaattttatatcGGTAAATACCAAGGAAAGTTTCCCGATTAAAAACTTCCTCAACTGCGGGAGCGACTATGTTATATACCTATTACAATGCACATGTGACCGTCAATAcgtgggtcgtaccacccaaacccttagaAATAGGATCAATAAGCATAGATTTAATGTCAGGACTGGTTTCgttaaacatagtgtatctcgccattgtgccactgtacataactgtaactttggcgctattactgtaactcctatagagagaatacctatcgatatacccgatagatttaccagattaaagcaaagggaaaatttctggatatataaattgggaacgttataccccaatggtcttaacgatattacagagtccgcattggattaatgatcttatgtttatgtttatataactgttgaccttgctttttaaccatactcccgtattggattaatgatatagaagtctTGACGATTAATTTAACCTTGCTTTTAGATTTTGCTCCTCATAAGCGTTATGTTACTATTTTACAATAACCCTTCTATCTTCATTTATGCAGTTTtgttgtaagtattattatcattgtgctatgtaatgttaccctaacattttatgtgaattttattaGCTGAGGTTTGTtcatactatatatttttatatatatatatatatatatatatttctttacgctctataataatattattaattattatttatagttcgtgcatgtctaaatcaatattgaatttcttcggctattgtatctggtattgccgtcctaattgtctatatgtccccgggttaggtcctttattatgtccttctaaatcttctattgtaattcattactgtattaatcaggtaaatcctgtttttataatcccagcatatcgcccgtatctgcggtccattatgcgtatcactgtgcttcacttccgggttttttgttgtcagtggtttccctgacaacgttccaccatgcgttccattgagaccgctttacctcttccggattgtattgtgtatgtgtttcctggcaacatacaacggccgctgcccttttcttaaactaccatcacgtatgtacttcagcaatgtttgttattataattatatataatttttatttctgttatcgtaaactagctggtagttcactctgatttgtgatccatgtcttttatctaatcatcctagtcatatattgttatttccttgttatatgtttgcatattgcatttcccttttttatttatttttttatttatttattattattttttttttttttttatttatttatttatttatttgtttttgtgttttttttgttttttttctctctctttatttgtatcaacttctgaactttgaactgctgtttttggcggtttttggccaggaggctggtctgaactggtccaatcagtttgtaatttaccctatggtatttggtatatatacatgtggtttttaaccctgcgacatgcctgatgaagacgccggtccggcgccgaaacgcgtagcatccttctaataaaccgtacctttacaagcagcgccgtttatcccgttttttctcttacttcaataaatgtgctgtgcattgaaaccaCGCACATCACACtgcccctttgatttcaatggggctattcacacgtgcatgggttttcacgcagcgagtgttcgTTGCGTGAAGCgcactgcatgtcttatattggtgcgttttcacccaCCTAGTTGcctattgacgtcaatgggtgtgtgaaaaccacgaacaacacacggacgcacatccgtgtgctgtccgtgtttcacgtatcaattacactttaaaaaaaaaaaaaagtgcaagtgcgtgaaaaacatgccacacacaaagcacactgatgcaaaaacgcaacgcacactgacAGATTGACGCAAGATTTTTATgagtgtaaatctgtcacgctcgtgtgaatgtagagaAATTAATGTCATTTTGGCCATAACCTTTATGTTGTTGTCATCTCCtccctgttacattttttttctacttgaCACCGATAATAAATCGTcacgtttaaagaaaaaaacaagagcCCACAATCCACATGCAGCCATAAGTTGTGACAAGACCGGAATGAAGAAACGGCGTAGGAAACTGAAGCAACAGGGACAGCCCCAAAACCAGAGAGCGTCTGCCAAAAACAGAGTCATCAAATCCGCAGTTGGTGAGAATCCTGAGCACAACACAACACCGtgtaaacccttttttttttttctccttttttttaaataatgtattttaaacaagttttcagttgggttttattgaaaaaaaataactttttgaggtacagcttctatgtatcctgggatTGTGGTCacagccgaatccgtcaggtcagcgggacataCTGCTTCGGTGAGCACTGGCCACACAGGATCCAACTGTTATCAATCTCATCCAAGTTTGTGAATTTGGATGCTGCCCTCAGTGGGGACAGAATAATTTGGACGGCAGATTCCATTTAAATGCAGCAGTAAGAGACGGCTGTAGTCTAAGTCCTGCCAGGCATTCTCTCTGCTCAGTTCTATGGTAATTCTCCATTGAAGATGAAGCCCTAATTTTAGATGGAAAGGTTGCTAGGCACGTGACTGCTCCATTGAAATGTTCAAGGttctaaaagggggggggggatccctAACAAATTTAGGATGGAAGCTAAGTTTTCCACTTTGACTTTAGACATATGTCTAGTCCTCTTAAACAGAAAATCATACTTATCTGTATAGATGTTGCAATGTAAATAACTACTGAAATAAGACATGGGGCTTTTTTACACAAGCATTTGAGCTCCATTTCCCTTTTTATTACATAAACTCAACAGATTGTCCATTAAATGGGCTGTCTTACCATGACCACTCCTTTTTATGCAGAAGCTGAACAGTCTATCAGCTTCTCCACAGGTCAGGTTTCCTGACAGTCAGAAACCGCTGCAGTGTCCTGATTTGCCAAAGCGGGTGCTGCTGTTTTTAATAAGGCTttgcatttttaaaataaatgttgaTCATTGATGCATACTCTTGTATCTGGGCAATGTCTGATTTCTTCTTACAGAGGAGTATAAGAAGCGTACAGCGCAGGATCATCTTGCACAGAACCTCAAGTACATGCGTGAATCACAAGCTGTTGCAAATAAGGTCTCAGTCAACAAGGTGAGTGAATTGTAAAAAATCGTTTGAAGAGTGGTTGGACGCTATGTATGTTTACTAGTAAACTGCTTAAATATTCAAATAGGTTTTCTGGGATTTAACAATGATAACCTATCCTAAGGAGAGGTGATCCGTGGTGGACCAACTGCCAGAACCTCACTGATCAGCAGAAAGTAGGGGTTGTGGCTCTTGCTAGTTCACGGAGGTCCCTTTACTGTATTTCCTACCAATGTGCTGCTCTTGTCAATGTGGCTAGTATTGCAGCACACCCTCATTTACATCAATAAGCCTGAGCTGCAGTACCTAACACCGCTTTAGCCCTGTCTGTGCaactgtctggtactgcagctgtgCTGTAATGGGCCTGCTCTGTTTATCGGGAGGAGGGGTACTGAGAGACAGACTCCACAACACTCAtactttgatggcctatcctatggcGCATCAATGTTATATCCTAGAAAATCCCATTACAATGAAGAAATGAAATAAGCAAGATAACATTTTTAATCTATGAGAAAAAAGGAGTACATGTAGCAATCTAtcaatattcaatatgttttatgTTCGTGATACAGATTCTGACTCAGCACTGTGGACGGAAAGCAAAAGATCAGCGTGTAAAAAAGGAAAAGACGGTGCAAGAGAACTCTATGTTTACAGATCAGGACTTCAAAAAGTTTCAAAAGGAGTATTTTGGAACCAGATAGCAGCAGAGAGGAGGCTCTATCACCCCCTGgacagatatatattttttgggtgtTACATGCCTACTGCATGGTTCTGTTATGTTGCTAAGATTGGGTCAACTCAAAACCACAGAGTGGAGCAGAATGTTCTGTGCTGGCAATCCGAGGTGCTGATATAACAATGTATATAATCTATGGTATAAAGTTGGGGGCAAACTAGAAATATGTCACTTATGGAACGGAAGCGTCCAATACAAGAAAAAGAACAAAGAGTGGAAGTAGAGAAATCTCAATAAAGATACATGGTTTCCCGATCACATTAGGGACAAGGACCTCTGCATTATTAACTAGACAGGGACAGTTCAGCACAAGTCTAACTTACAACTATGTCACTGGTTCTCAGTCACTGCATTGTCTACAGGACTTATTGCAATTATTAATTGTACATTGGTTTGGCACCTGATATCTCAGGACTACTCCTGGTCTGGCACGTACTTAAATATGGAAGGGAAAGTGCTGGAACTCTAGAATTTTACTAGGTAGAAAGCCAGGTGGTAGAATACTAGGTTTTTATCAAGTATTTTCCACAACTCCTCTTTGTTGAAGTTTAATAGTCCTGGGAATCTGATATTCCAGTTTTATGCCTCCCTTATACTTGCACTTTTTGTTCCTTATTTTATCCATACGATGTAGGTTCTGATTATGGAAGCAGTGTTATTCTGTGGATCTAGAACAATACAGAGCTTAAAGAATAAAATAGTAACCTAAATACTGAGCTAAATGGAAGACAACAATCTGTTCTGAACTAGGCCTTGCAAAAATCCTGTAGATCCCAGACACTTAGGACATGCCATACATTTCTCTGGGTATATAGAACTTTTCTTGACAGCCTCTTCTGACCCCTTTTAAAATCTCTGAATAAtcccattctaatgtggattcacactgaaactcAGCCATGAAAAACTTTTTACCTTGATTTTTAAGCTGCATTCTGAGGTTACGTGTCTAATTTCCATGCAGGAAGGGCGGgcgtctaataaagtggccattcagtgtacatAGCTGTTGTAGGAGACAGGAAATTTTCAGTTGTGTTCAAATCAATAGATTATGCTTAAAGAGAATCTGTAACCTGACAAATGGTATAGGGGTTGGCCACTACcaggcaactgatgacctatccaccagataagtTATCAGTACCcattgatctgtgggggtccgaaacCCAGACCCTGCATCATTAAGATGCTTCGGCTGCCTCTGTGCACCGGATGTCAATGTCTGAAGCTGAtcgctccggtcatggaatagtaGCAGAGCAGCAGTTCGGCAGCAGGGCCACTGGAGCCAACGGCTTCTGGCTGCTTACATTGCATAATGgccataacatccagtgcccaaAGGCCTCTGGAGcatctgatcggtgtggggtttgGATGTCAGACCCG is a genomic window of Rhinoderma darwinii isolate aRhiDar2 chromosome 7, aRhiDar2.hap1, whole genome shotgun sequence containing:
- the LOC142658013 gene encoding active regulator of SIRT1-like is translated as MPRRKLLVIGVGAAYGSHTCGLYRCVEGRTCPRRYSGKDWRYWALYPGKKTRAHNPHAAISCDKTGMKKRRRKLKQQGQPQNQRASAKNRVIKSAVEEYKKRTAQDHLAQNLKYMRESQAVANKVSVNKILTQHCGRKAKDQRVKKEKTVQENSMFTDQDFKKFQKEYFGTR